GACCGGGAGGACGACACAGCCGAGGATCAGAAGCTAACCTGGAAAGATCTCGTATGAGCCTTACTTCTAAATCACGTTCAAATTCATTCTAATGCTCACATAATTTTTCGAAGGGTCTCAATGAGACTTTGTGTCAAGCATGTGACGAATTAAAGTGGAGGTCTCCTTCAAAGATCCAACGTGAGGCCATTCCGGTAGCGTTACAGGGCAAGGATGTTATTGGTCTGGCGGAGACCGGTTCCGGCAAGACGGGAGCCTTCGCTCTACCCATTTTACATACCCTTCTCGAGAATCCGCAGCGGTATTTTGCCCTCGTGTTAACTCCCACGAGGGAACTGGCCTTTCAAATTGGCGAGCAGTTTGAGGCCCTTGGTGAGTTTTcgcataatttatttgcttgtACTTTGCAGTGATGTTAAAactgttttgattttgtttatcAACGAAAAcatgaaattattattttcttattcgTCACTACCTCTGAGTAAAAACTTCCATTTATAGTATTCGTAAATTTAAATCTGCTGAACTCATGCTAGCTCTGTTTTTCCAGGTAGCGGGATTGGCATAAAGTGCTGCGTGGTTGTCGGCGGCATGGACATGGTAGCCCAGGGCCTtcaattggccaaaaagccACATATTATTATTGCCACACCGGGTCGCTTGGTTGATCACCTAGAAAACATGAAAGGCTTTAACCTTAAAGCTATTAAATACTTGGTCATGGACGAGGCGGATCGTATTCTCAACATGGATTTTGAGGTGGAACTTGACAAGATCCTAAAAGTATTGCCACGTGAACGACGAACCTTTCTGTTCAGTGCGACTATGACCAAAAAGGTAAAGAAACTGCAGCGCGCCTCCCTCAAGGATCCCGTTAAGGTAGAGGTGTCTAACAAGTATCAGACGgttgagcagctgcagcaatcATATTTGTTTATCCCTGTTAAATACAAGGATGTGTATTTGGTTCATATCCTTAATGATCTGGCAGGCAACAGTTTCATGATATTTTGCAGCACCTGCAATAACACGGTTAAAACAGCATTGATGCTTCGTGCGTTGGGATTGGCTGCTATTCCGCTGCACGGTCAAATGTCGCAAAACAAGCGACTGGCTGCTTTAAACAAATTCAAGGCCAAAAATCGGTCAATTCTCATTTCGACAGACGTGGCCTCCCGCGGCCTGGACATTCCTCATGTGGATGTTGTCGTCAATTTTGACATACCAACACACAGCAAAGACTACATCCACCGCGTGGGAAGAACAGCAAGAGCTGGTCGCTCCGGCAAAGCCATCACCCTCGTGAGCCAGTACGACATTGAGTTGTATCAGCGCATCGAACATCTGTTGGGGAAGCAACTACCACTGTATAAGTGCGAGGAGGATGAGGTGATGGCCCTTCAAGAGCGAGTGGCCGAGGCACAGCGCACCGCAAAACTGGAGCTTAAGGATTTGGAAGATACAAAGGGTGTCAAAGGACACAAGAGGGGCGGGGACATCCACGATGACTCGGAGAACTTCACGGGCGCCCGCAAACGCATTAAACCGATGAGCGCCGTTGGCGGCTCCCACAAGCCTGTGGGTGGTGGAAGAAAGagttttggcaaaaaaaactgGAGCAAGGGCAAGCAGAAAAGATAGGTCGAATCTGTATAAAAGTCTGTAAAAAGTGTCGATTTTAATTAGTGCTACTCtaacaataatataataaaagtttttaatagaAAGTAATACTGAATACTGAAGTTTATTGATAGTTTCgataatacaaaatatttgtaaaaatcATATAGGAATAATCATTTGATAACTTCATTGAGATTGGTGTTTATCAAGGGAAATGAAGAGATTATGATAAATGTCAAAGCAGATATTTTccattcatttaatttgcttagtcaaggtattttttattgtttattgttcgAATATTCAttggaaaaatgaaaactataGTTCTCATTTGAGTTATACGCGGCTATTGGCGAATGTCTAAAATTAGCAACTGTGGAGTGTCTTCTTAATGGTGGACACGGCTGAACGGCAACAGATGTTGTAATAATTGAGGAAGGACCAGAATCCGCTCCTGGCGGCCCTTGACTTGCGCTCGTACTTTCATTCTGTCTGTAGCTTTTCGATGTGCTGCTTAGAATCGACATAATAGTTTCGTTGGTACAAATAGAATTTGGATGTAGGGTGATCAACTTAAGGGCGTTTGAAAATTTATCAGAGCGGTCTACGGAAGATTTAAGTATGGTGATCAAGTTTTTTTGGGGTATCTCAAAGTTATAATCCTGGTCCAGCTTCATGAGCTTATCGCAATAATCGTCCCAGTTGGCGTTGCACAGAATATTTAGCGTCATGAGCATAAAATCGCGATATTTATGCGCTTTGCATGGCAACCACACATACTCCATAATGCATTTCACAGCCTCTTTCTGCATGCCGCACTTATAGAGGGCTTCATAAGCGTGTACCAGTAGGGGAGCTGAAATGCTTTTGTACAACCGGCAGTCGGCCAGCATGATTAGCAGATGCTTCCACAGGCGgcgaaattcaaaaatgtCTACAAACGAGGTGTAGTAGGTCTGAAACAGGAAAATGCTTCGTATCGTCTGTCGGTAGAGGTTTACCAGGGTGTCCTCGTCCATCCTGAACAAACGTCTCTGAACTTCGCCCAAACTGCTCATTGTATGATCGCAATTGAAAGAGATGCATCTGTTGTCCACGCTTTGCATGCACCTAATCCCAAAAACTTCTTCAATCCAATTAACACCTTCTAGGTTGGAGCCTGACGTGGGAATGGGTACTTGTGGTATAAACTGTGGGCTGTTGGTGCACGATTCTGGTTCTACTCGATATGGTGGAGCAAATACTGGCAATATTTCTCTGGACCGTCGAGCAGCGGTTGCTTCGTCGCGCTGCTTGCGATTGGATTCAGCAAACGGGGGATCCGCTAGTGAAGACGGCACAGCCACCTTGCAATTCTTTTCTAACTCCTCCATTTCGTAGAGGGATCGCATCACGGAGGGCTGTGTCTTCAGATCTTCAGCATTTAGTTTTGGAATTcgaaacgatttttttttttgaatttggtGAGCATCTTCTTTTTTGATTGACTTAAGTGTTTCTGTGGAAGGCTCGGGTTTGAGTATCTGCTCCGCCGCTTTCTCGATCGGTTCGAGCTCAGTCAAAATCTCATCGTCGAGTCCATCCCAGGAGGCAGCCATCGAGAGcacatcgtcatcgtcgtcctcGTAATCCAGCTCTTCATTTCCTCCCATAAGTAAGTCCATTAAATCGGATTTGTCTACCTCTGCTGTCGATGGTCTCGTCAGATTCTCGAAGAAATCGCTGGTATGGACTATCTGGGTATCGATCTCGCTGggtgttttattatttaagttcTCCAGACACCGATCAATCTCCTCCACCTCacgaaatatctccattggTATGTCATAGACGTCATCATGTTTTAACTCGACGCTGGCCCCTTCACCGCCCACGGGACTAGATAATTTAATAGCGTCAACCAGTGGCTGATCCACATCCATTTTGTTTGGTGCGTAGTCTTGTGCTCTCCGGAAGTTATCCTCATCGCCAAACATATTGTAGTTGTGCTCATAAAGCACATCGTAGCGATAGTTAGGACTCCCGTATGTACAATCGATCTTTTGGCCCAAATCCTTCTCAACGGGTCCATCAATTTCTGAGCATTTCAAGTTGATCGCAGTCTGTGGCATGTGGGCTGGCATCAACGTTTTGGCGCTTATCTGCGGTAACAAAAGGAAGTTGTTAGGTAACGTAAATACCATTAAACTGCTTACTGATTTTACACCATTGTTCCTCATTTTGTTTGGCGGTGTGTTCCTATGGACTTGAGATGTCGATGGCTTCTGCTGTCCAGATGCTTTATGGAAGTTTTTGGCCTGCTGACTGATCTTTTCGTGCATGCATTGCTTTCCCTTTGTCTTTAAAAGTTTTTGCAACTGAAGCGACGTTGTTTTTTTCTGATGTGGCGCTTTAAGCCTCTGTTTCTGCTGTTTGGGCTGTTTTTGACCAAAATTTCGCAGTTGCTTTGCTTGAGTCGTCTCGCTTTTTGGTTTTATAGTTAGGAGCTCTGCTGAATGCTTACCCTGCCCGGTGAAGTTAGTTTTTAATGATGGCTCCTTTGGAGGCTgtgcttttttattatttgtggGCCGTCCTCTTTTTCGCTTTACTTGCTCTGGTGCAGGACTGCAAAATTTATGAGTCAACTCTATCTTGTGGGGCAGATCAAGGGCTTTTGGTTTATCGCGATTTATCTTTAGCAACCACTTTGAAAGCGGCAGTTGGTCATCGCAGTCGTCGCTTGATTCCTTTGACTCGTTGCCGCGCATAGATGGCTTATGTTTGTCGCCTGAACTATGTCCCTTGCcggtttttagttttaaatattgGGGAGTACCTGTGGGAACACACGTGTTTCGACGCTTGATTATTTTGTCTGAAGAAGCTTTGTAATCTTGTGTGGGACCAAATGAATTTCGACGTTGTGTTGACTTGGACGCAATGTTCTTGGGATTTAAGACAAGAACATCTGGAGAAGCACATGGATCTTTCGTCTTGATGGTACTTAAGTCTGGAGCATGAGGCGATGCCTCTCTACACTTGAAAACATATTCATTGCGAGCACAAACACTTGATTCTCGGCTTTTGCCGACAGGTTCACATGTACGTGGGCGCCGCTTAGAATCTCTGCGCTTGGAAATTCCAGCTTTGTAGGAACTGACAGTCGAATGCCTTTTGCCCTGTTTCCAGATTTTAGCATATTCGGATTCACCAGGATTTTTATACGTAGAATTTTTATTCGAAACACTTGAAGATCTTTCTCTATTACCAGAATCACAACCTGTTGAATTTACTACGGTATCACGGGACTTTATGGAACTTGAAGCTTCACACGGAGGAAATTTTGTGGAACTGGTGGGTTCCAGGAAAACAGCGGACTCTGGAATTGTGGCCACCGATCCCGTCTGGTTTCCCTGCAGCGCTTTTCTCGGTCTGACCAAGAACTCTCGTCTTAGAGGTATGCTAGGATCCTGTTGATTGATTAGAAACAAATAAGCGAGTGGTCCTCGGCTAAAATGTGCAGAGTTCTTACGCAGCTGGTTTGGATACAGTAGGGATTTAGCCAGCTATCAAGGAACCCTTTGAAAATTGTATTCCATTCCTGCTCTGACATGGAACTCGTTCCCAACGTGGTCAGAATTTGCTGCCAGCAGGCtagtttttgacgcatccTCATATTTGACAAGTTTCTCACGATCACCATACAATacttcttttttcttaagaCATGTGTTTGCAAATTAACATTAGCGGTTCTTTCCAGTGTGACCATAAACTCGTGTTCAACGGTAGTTAAATACCAGATGATCCTATCAGAAGGCCTTTTGCTattttacaaacaaatttataaacaaactcATCTAGTAATTAATTCACAAATTTTAAATCCTATATTATTACGAGTCAAGTTAAATCCTTATTAATTATTCTGACATCATTTGTATGTGTCCACCCACACGCATCTTTAAAAGTTTTGGTTGTGCCGtaataataaacttaaaataGAAAGGTACATAAATATGgatttcttaaaaaatatttgtaccAAGAGCATTCTAATTGCAAAAGACTTCCGCTTGAGTCAAATAAACCCCATAAAACCCCACACAACTTGagtttaaatcaaataaacaaCCTACAATGTGTgcatttatgaatttattggTTTTGCTGTTAGTGTGACGAAATTACAAGGtattaaactaattaaaaatttctaGACGATATAGAGAAACCAAAAGTCAAAATTGTActaatcataaatatttgcacaacgCACGCGGCCAGTTGCAGTGTAGCTAAAGTCCTAAGGTGTACATCCCGCCCCTCAGTTAGGAGCACTGAACGTCAAACAGCTCACAGATACCTTCATCGCTTTTTAACGCGAAGTTGAAGTCTTCCTGCGGCGGATTAAGCTGAACCAGCGGTGGGTTTTCTGCAACATTGAACAGGATCAATTAAAGCATGGGCTCCTTGAAAATGGCaagaaaactaaacaaaccTAGGCTCGGATCATCGGGATAAAATCGGCGCAGTGAGTGCCCGGACAGATAATTTTGAAAGATTATCTTCGCCGTTAGCTCGTTCTCCAAGAGTTTCATTTCATCCTTCATCTCGGGATTGCACGAGTAGCCGTGCTCGTCGGTAATCACGTTTCCCGTGCATACTGGAGTGTTACTATCCTCGCTCGAGTGCGACGACGTTGAAGGTGAAGGCGTGTCCAGACGGCGATAGTCAAAGAACCCGTCCGCATCGTGCGGGTTTGTGGTGCTCTTTCCTTGGTTCGTCACCAGGCGAATGTCGATTGTGCTGCCATTATCCAGCGACACGGCCAGCTCGTActgcaaaaataatattttctttaatcacctattttaagaaaaatgtacattttctTTGATGAAACCAATCAAAAAACACGTAAAGTAGTTCAATGATCTTCAatatcaaaaagtttttacaaAGGAAGATTTTAAAAAGATTGTAGAACATAGCTGGAGGTTAGACCTACATGATTTCGCTTGATATCCACTTCCTCGTCATAATTTGGTATTGTGAATACGGAATCATCTCCAAAGATGTCCAGCAGATCATCACGTGTCACATATGCATACGACCTATTCGAGGGATCTTGCATAACATATCGCAGGTTGCGCTGTGCATACTCCAGTTGCCTGTCTAGGTCATCCTCCACCATTTTTAGGTGATTAGTCCGGCTACGTGCCAGGTCGTAGTCCTCCTGGTCCTTGGCATTGTTGAAGCCCCCGCCACTAGAATATTTAcatgtttaataatttttaatgaaatatttaagtggaataaactttaaaaaataataaagtaaattCCACCTGTTTGTACAGTATTTTTAAGTGCTGAAAGGCTTCACCTCATTTTGTTTCTGTCATTACAATTTTTAGTTAGAGTtcgcaaaatgcaaatgaggtCTTACCGCCAGCGCACTAGGGAGCAGTGTCTGCCCTTATCTATTAGTCCAATGCCCTCCAAGACATTGGTAATATCATATATTCGGCGCTTCTGCACGTCCAAGATTTTGGTTGCCTGCAGAGGGAAAAATAAGACGATATTAAAGATAAGCACTTAATGGTAAGCTGTTATAGTACCGCTTTCAGGTCGATGGAGCCATCGTTGGCTTTCATGAGATCCACAAACTTCTGTGTGAGCAGGACCAGTGAGCCCACAGAGCGCTGTTGTCCAGGCTGCGATTGCGATTGTAAATGCGATGGGGACTTCATTGGCGTGGGTGGATCTGGTGAAGTGTCCATGCTAACTGGTGTGGACTCGTAGCTCTGCGACCGGACCGAAGTTTCAGCGGAATCCACCTTCATCATCATAACCGAGGAGGAGGTGCCCGCTGCGAAGCTGCTGTCTCTTTTAACAATACTCGCGGTTTTGCGCTTGTACATGGTCCACAATCGTCAAGGTAGCTATATTCCCGTCCTGGTCACTCTTTGTGTAGCTGCACTCGATATGCAGCGATCAACAAGCTGAAATTAATTGCACTTTGGagcgaaaattaaatgaaaatacgAATGTTGGCGCTAGGTTTGCTTTCCGCCATTTATGTCATTTTTTTCATTCTCCCTCTATTCTTCGTGCGCACTGCGCAGTGTGGCAAAGCGACGCTGCCACGACGATAGTAAATCGATTTATCGATGTTTGCGCACATGTACAACACTATATTTGAAACAggacaacattttttattttcttgtttttgatTTATCTTTATCTGCAGTGTATTTCACTTAGTATTACACTTAGTATTAGTCTGCAGTCACACAGATTATCCAGTGTTTTGTACTTGGTcgcaaaataaatttgtattacAAACTTGAtcttaaaatgtttacatttttttcgTATATCCATGGTTAGCTAGTCCTTAAGATTTATTGTCTGATAATACTccttcttgtttctttttagGATCTCCGATGCTTTCTccatatttgtattaaatatatctAAATATTTGTTACTACTTAAAAGATAGGCAAAAACGAAAGGttgttttaggttttaaaGGTAATTTGAGTATTTACTTTAAAGATTAACAAGAGGGCGCGCCACGTTTTCTAGCTAAGCTAGAAAACGCTTTGCAGCACTGGCTATACCCGTTTGTTTTGTTCGGTCATTCTgctttgaaaaaaattaaacgtgCCAAGGTTTTCGCACTTATATTTAAGGTGAAAAGTCGTTCTACCTTAttgttaaaatataataagaaaATGCCAGCCAAATCAAAACCAAGACTTTCGCGTGGTGTCCTGGACATGAAGTTTATGCAGCGCACAAAAGATAAAGTAGAAAAGGAGGCAGACGATGAGCAGAGTAGGGCACTGTACTCCAACGAAATCAACCAGAAGATGCTTAATTCCACCTCGAATTTTATGGTGGAGTCCAGCTACTCGATATGCGCAGGCCTCATAGACGGACGCCTCAGTTTCCGGGGTATGAACCCGGACCTGGAAATTCTCATGGAACAGGAGCTGGCAGAAAAACAGGGCCGCACGAGGCCGGAGCAGCCCAAGGAAGTCTCCGACCAAGACATGGTGAAGGCTTATTATGCCAACAAGGCGCCGACGGTCACCGGCAGCATGAGCAAAAAGTTTAACACTAAAAAGGACTTCAAAAGGAAGAAGATCGGCGAAGATAGTGAAAATCCGCATGCCACTAGAAAGCAACACTTTAAGAAACCACGATCAGATGACGATTAGCTTACT
This sequence is a window from Drosophila santomea strain STO CAGO 1482 unplaced genomic scaffold, Prin_Dsan_1.1 Segkk79_quiver_pilon_misjoin1_scaf, whole genome shotgun sequence. Protein-coding genes within it:
- the LOC120457735 gene encoding probable ATP-dependent RNA helicase DDX47, with the translated sequence MSETSEDEQTQLQTSGEEEDLSSEEEQEDEEEVADNDYEEEAQNGEYDPSKGSDREDDTAEDQKLTWKDLGLNETLCQACDELKWRSPSKIQREAIPVALQGKDVIGLAETGSGKTGAFALPILHTLLENPQRYFALVLTPTRELAFQIGEQFEALGSGIGIKCCVVVGGMDMVAQGLQLAKKPHIIIATPGRLVDHLENMKGFNLKAIKYLVMDEADRILNMDFEVELDKILKVLPRERRTFLFSATMTKKVKKLQRASLKDPVKVEVSNKYQTVEQLQQSYLFIPVKYKDVYLVHILNDLAGNSFMIFCSTCNNTVKTALMLRALGLAAIPLHGQMSQNKRLAALNKFKAKNRSILISTDVASRGLDIPHVDVVVNFDIPTHSKDYIHRVGRTARAGRSGKAITLVSQYDIELYQRIEHLLGKQLPLYKCEEDEVMALQERVAEAQRTAKLELKDLEDTKGVKGHKRGGDIHDDSENFTGARKRIKPMSAVGGSHKPVGGGRKSFGKKNWSKGKQKR
- the LOC120457778 gene encoding protein deadlock isoform X2, translating into MVIVRNLSNMRMRQKLACWQQILTTLGTSSMSEQEWNTIFKGFLDSWLNPYCIQTSCDPSIPLRREFLVRPRKALQGNQTGSVATIPESAVFLEPTSSTKFPPCEASSSIKSRDTVVNSTGCDSGNRERSSSVSNKNSTYKNPGESEYAKIWKQGKRHSTVSSYKAGISKRRDSKRRPRTCEPVGKSRESSVCARNEYVFKCREASPHAPDLSTIKTKDPCASPDVLVLNPKNIASKSTQRRNSFGPTQDYKASSDKIIKRRNTCVPTGTPQYLKLKTGKGHSSGDKHKPSMRGNESKESSDDCDDQLPLSKWLLKINRDKPKALDLPHKIELTHKFCSPAPEQVKRKRGRPTNNKKAQPPKEPSLKTNFTGQGKHSAELLTIKPKSETTQAKQLRNFGQKQPKQQKQRLKAPHQKKTTSLQLQKLLKTKGKQCMHEKISQQAKNFHKASGQQKPSTSQVHRNTPPNKMRNNGVKSISAKTLMPAHMPQTAINLKCSEIDGPVEKDLGQKIDCTYGSPNYRYDVLYEHNYNMFGDEDNFRRAQDYAPNKMDVDQPLVDAIKLSSPVGGEGASVELKHDDVYDIPMEIFREVEEIDRCLENLNNKTPSEIDTQIVHTSDFFENLTRPSTAEVDKSDLMDLLMGGNEELDYEDDDDDVLSMAASWDGLDDEILTELEPIEKAAEQILKPEPSTETLKSIKKEDAHQIQKKKSFRIPKLNAEDLKTQPSVMRSLYEMEELEKNCKVAVPSSLADPPFAESNRKQRDEATAARRSREILPVFAPPYRVEPESCTNSPQFIPQVPIPTSGSNLEGVNWIEEVFGIRCMQSVDNRCISFNCDHTMSSLGEVQRRLFRMDEDTLVNLYRQTIRSIFLFQTYYTSFVDIFEFRRLWKHLLIMLADCRLYKSISAPLLVHAYEALYKCGMQKEAVKCIMEYVWLPCKAHKYRDFMLMTLNILCNANWDDYCDKLMKLDQDYNFEIPQKNLITILKSSVDRSDKFSNALKLITLHPNSICTNETIMSILSSTSKSYRQNESTSASQGPPGADSGPSSIITTSVAVQPCPPLRRHSTVANFRHSPIAAYNSNENYSFHFSNEYSNNKQ
- the LOC120457778 gene encoding protein deadlock isoform X3; the encoded protein is MVIVRNLSNMRMRQKLACWQQILTTLGTSSMSEQEWNTIFKGFLDSWLNPYCIQTSCDPSIPLRREFLVRPRKALQGNQTGSVATIPESAVFLEPTSSTKFPPCEASSSIKSRDTVVNSTGCDSGNRERSSSVSNKNSTYKNPGESEYAKIWKQGKRHSTVSSYKAGISKRRDSKRRPRTCEPVGKSRESSVCARNEYVFKCREASPHAPDLSTIKTKDPCASPDVLVLNPKNIASKSTQRRNSFGPTQDYKASSDKIIKRRNTCVPTGTPQYLKLKTGKGHSSGDKHKPSMRGNESKESSDDCDDQLPLSKWLLKINRDKPKALDLPHKIELTHKFCSPAPEQVKRKRGRPTNNKKAQPPKEPSLKTNFTGQGKHSAELLTIKPKSETTQAKQLRNFGQKQPKQQKQRLKAPHQKKTTSLQLQKLLKTKGKQCMHEKISQQAKNFHKASGQQKPSTSQVHRNTPPNKMRNNGISAKTLMPAHMPQTAINLKCSEIDGPVEKDLGQKIDCTYGSPNYRYDVLYEHNYNMFGDEDNFRRAQDYAPNKMDVDQPLVDAIKLSSPVGGEGASVELKHDDVYDIPMEIFREVEEIDRCLENLNNKTPSEIDTQIVHTSDFFENLTRPSTAEVDKSDLMDLLMGGNEELDYEDDDDDVLSMAASWDGLDDEILTELEPIEKAAEQILKPEPSTETLKSIKKEDAHQIQKKKSFRIPKLNAEDLKTQPSVMRSLYEMEELEKNCKVAVPSSLADPPFAESNRKQRDEATAARRSREILPVFAPPYRVEPESCTNSPQFIPQVPIPTSGSNLEGVNWIEEVFGIRCMQSVDNRCISFNCDHTMSSLGEVQRRLFRMDEDTLVNLYRQTIRSIFLFQTYYTSFVDIFEFRRLWKHLLIMLADCRLYKSISAPLLVHAYEALYKCGMQKEAVKCIMEYVWLPCKAHKYRDFMLMTLNILCNANWDDYCDKLMKLDQDYNFEIPQKNLITILKSSVDRSDKFSNALKLITLHPNSICTNETIMSILSSTSKSYRQNESTSASQGPPGADSGPSSIITTSVAVQPCPPLRRHSTVANFRHSPIAAYNSNENYSFHFSNEYSNNKQ
- the LOC120457778 gene encoding protein deadlock isoform X1 — encoded protein: MVIVRNLSNMRMRQKLACWQQILTTLGTSSMSEQEWNTIFKGFLDSWLNPYCIQTSCDPSIPLRREFLVRPRKALQGNQTGSVATIPESAVFLEPTSSTKFPPCEASSSIKSRDTVVNSTGCDSGNRERSSSVSNKNSTYKNPGESEYAKIWKQGKRHSTVSSYKAGISKRRDSKRRPRTCEPVGKSRESSVCARNEYVFKCREASPHAPDLSTIKTKDPCASPDVLVLNPKNIASKSTQRRNSFGPTQDYKASSDKIIKRRNTCVPTGTPQYLKLKTGKGHSSGDKHKPSMRGNESKESSDDCDDQLPLSKWLLKINRDKPKALDLPHKIELTHKFCSPAPEQVKRKRGRPTNNKKAQPPKEPSLKTNFTGQGKHSAELLTIKPKSETTQAKQLRNFGQKQPKQQKQRLKAPHQKKTTSLQLQKLLKTKGKQCMHEKISQQAKNFHKASGQQKPSTSQVHRNTPPNKMRNNGVKSVSSLMVFTLPNNFLLLPQISAKTLMPAHMPQTAINLKCSEIDGPVEKDLGQKIDCTYGSPNYRYDVLYEHNYNMFGDEDNFRRAQDYAPNKMDVDQPLVDAIKLSSPVGGEGASVELKHDDVYDIPMEIFREVEEIDRCLENLNNKTPSEIDTQIVHTSDFFENLTRPSTAEVDKSDLMDLLMGGNEELDYEDDDDDVLSMAASWDGLDDEILTELEPIEKAAEQILKPEPSTETLKSIKKEDAHQIQKKKSFRIPKLNAEDLKTQPSVMRSLYEMEELEKNCKVAVPSSLADPPFAESNRKQRDEATAARRSREILPVFAPPYRVEPESCTNSPQFIPQVPIPTSGSNLEGVNWIEEVFGIRCMQSVDNRCISFNCDHTMSSLGEVQRRLFRMDEDTLVNLYRQTIRSIFLFQTYYTSFVDIFEFRRLWKHLLIMLADCRLYKSISAPLLVHAYEALYKCGMQKEAVKCIMEYVWLPCKAHKYRDFMLMTLNILCNANWDDYCDKLMKLDQDYNFEIPQKNLITILKSSVDRSDKFSNALKLITLHPNSICTNETIMSILSSTSKSYRQNESTSASQGPPGADSGPSSIITTSVAVQPCPPLRRHSTVANFRHSPIAAYNSNENYSFHFSNEYSNNKQ
- the LOC120457757 gene encoding transcription factor E2F2, giving the protein MYKRKTASIVKRDSSFAAGTSSSVMMMKVDSAETSVRSQSYESTPVSMDTSPDPPTPMKSPSHLQSQSQPGQQRSVGSLVLLTQKFVDLMKANDGSIDLKAATKILDVQKRRIYDITNVLEGIGLIDKGRHCSLVRWRGGGFNNAKDQEDYDLARSRTNHLKMVEDDLDRQLEYAQRNLRYVMQDPSNRSYAYVTRDDLLDIFGDDSVFTIPNYDEEVDIKRNHYELAVSLDNGSTIDIRLVTNQGKSTTNPHDADGFFDYRRLDTPSPSTSSHSSEDSNTPVCTGNVITDEHGYSCNPEMKDEMKLLENELTAKIIFQNYLSGHSLRRFYPDDPSLENPPLVQLNPPQEDFNFALKSDEGICELFDVQCS
- the LOC120457756 gene encoding M-phase phosphoprotein 6 → MPAKSKPRLSRGVLDMKFMQRTKDKVEKEADDEQSRALYSNEINQKMLNSTSNFMVESSYSICAGLIDGRLSFRGMNPDLEILMEQELAEKQGRTRPEQPKEVSDQDMVKAYYANKAPTVTGSMSKKFNTKKDFKRKKIGEDSENPHATRKQHFKKPRSDDD